A window of Myxococcota bacterium contains these coding sequences:
- a CDS encoding CoA transferase, which yields MSTAADALHEIWRLGGGDPAALPRVSLAGDDPVLPSTFRVGAFAQATIAAAGLAAAEIWRLRTGRAQRVAVDMRAAAIEFRSERYLRVTSIDTPPMWDPIAGVYRTGDGRFVRLHTNFPHHRRAVVSLLGASDTRESVQEKLAGWKGEDFETAAAGAGAVAAMMRSPEEWAAHPQGRALAALPAFEIERIGDAAPR from the coding sequence ATGAGCACGGCGGCGGACGCGCTGCACGAGATCTGGCGGCTGGGCGGCGGCGATCCCGCGGCGCTCCCACGCGTGTCACTCGCGGGCGACGATCCCGTATTGCCGTCGACCTTCCGCGTCGGCGCGTTCGCACAGGCGACGATCGCCGCGGCCGGGCTGGCCGCCGCCGAGATCTGGCGGCTGCGCACGGGCCGCGCGCAGCGCGTCGCCGTCGACATGCGCGCCGCGGCGATCGAGTTCCGCAGCGAGCGCTACCTGCGGGTCACGAGCATCGACACCCCGCCCATGTGGGACCCGATCGCCGGCGTGTACCGCACGGGCGACGGCCGCTTCGTGCGCCTGCACACGAACTTCCCGCACCACCGGCGCGCGGTGGTGAGTCTGCTCGGCGCGAGTGACACGCGCGAGTCGGTCCAGGAGAAGCTCGCGGGCTGGAAGGGCGAGGATTTCGAGACCGCCGCGGCGGGCGCCGGCGCGGTGGCGGCGATGATGCGCAGCCCGGAGGAGTGGGCCGCGCACCCGCAGGGGCGCGCGCTGGCGGCGCTGCCCGCGTTCGAGATCGAGCGCATCGGCGACGCGGCCCCGCGC